The candidate division WOR-3 bacterium genome window below encodes:
- a CDS encoding GNAT family N-acetyltransferase, giving the protein MIDIQEVGADRLPEYARIPIAFEVRSAYRVEPLDPGFRLVEEPVPEPYVKDYDASEDPDGRVLNWPAHFDVSKWGFFIAREGSDDLGAATVAVHTPAVHMLEGRSDLAVLWDIRVRPDRRRHGVGTALFQRAADWAHRRGCHQLKVETQNTNVPACRFYARQGCVLGGINLFGYAACPAVAHEVMLLWYLDLRNDIRETQTITDSAG; this is encoded by the coding sequence ATGATTGACATACAGGAGGTCGGTGCGGACCGGCTGCCCGAGTACGCGCGGATCCCAATCGCATTCGAAGTGCGTTCGGCATACCGTGTCGAACCACTCGACCCTGGGTTTCGCCTGGTCGAGGAACCCGTGCCAGAACCCTACGTGAAGGACTACGACGCTTCTGAAGACCCTGATGGCCGTGTCCTGAATTGGCCCGCGCACTTCGACGTCTCGAAGTGGGGCTTCTTCATTGCCCGCGAAGGTAGCGATGATCTCGGGGCGGCAACCGTAGCTGTGCACACGCCTGCAGTGCACATGCTTGAGGGGCGCTCAGACCTCGCGGTCCTGTGGGACATTCGGGTCCGTCCGGATAGGCGTAGACATGGCGTCGGCACCGCCCTGTTCCAGCGTGCCGCAGACTGGGCGCACCGCAGAGGCTGCCATCAGCTCAAGGTCGAGACGCAGAACACGAACGTGCCGGCTTGCCGCTTCTACGCGCGGCAGGGTTGCGTGCTCGGAGGCATTAACCTCTTCGGCTACGCCGCCTGCCCGGCCGTCGCTCACGAAGTGATGCTGCTCTGGTATCTCGATCTCCGCAATGACATTCGGGAGACGCAGACGATCACTGACTCGGCGGGATGA
- a CDS encoding four helix bundle protein: MSESLIPKHGGYRDLRSFQNATIAYDATVAFCNRFIDKRSRTHDQMVQAARSGKQNIAEGSMASGTSRKTELKLVGVARASFEELLQDYLDFLRQRDLPEWLKDDPRKQAIRRLAQAPERSYGTYRTYVEDGDAETAANCLVCLVNQTNYLLDQQLRQLDRRFLEEGGMTERLYRMRQERR, encoded by the coding sequence GTGTCAGAGTCACTGATTCCGAAGCACGGCGGGTATCGCGACCTAAGGTCGTTCCAGAACGCCACCATCGCCTATGATGCCACCGTGGCGTTCTGCAACCGGTTCATCGACAAGCGCTCGCGCACGCACGACCAGATGGTGCAGGCCGCCCGTTCTGGGAAGCAGAACATCGCGGAAGGAAGCATGGCCTCCGGGACCTCGCGCAAGACCGAGCTCAAGCTGGTTGGCGTGGCCAGAGCCAGCTTCGAGGAGTTGCTTCAGGACTACCTGGACTTCCTGCGGCAGCGCGACCTGCCGGAGTGGTTGAAGGACGACCCACGCAAACAGGCCATCAGGAGGTTGGCTCAGGCGCCGGAAAGGTCGTACGGGACATACCGGACGTACGTTGAGGACGGTGACGCGGAGACTGCCGCCAACTGCCTGGTCTGCCTGGTCAACCAGACCAACTACCTGCTCGACCAGCAACTGCGCCAACTCGACCGTCGTTTCCTCGAAGAGGGCGGAATGACCGAACGCCTGTACCGCATGCGTCAGGAAAGGAGATAG
- a CDS encoding flippase-like domain-containing protein, with protein MNEQPAPTPSLTRRTIARGVRVFVFIAVAAAVLLLAFTASSETLTGLAHVKWYWLAATCALWLVASIFDGLRLAVFSRATEHRLSLRASIEIIFIGYFMAAVTPFQVGGLPLQLYIMNSRGISPGKATSLLLMRGVVFYGLLFAAAPVVAIRLNASTAIVRVLAGYIGVIIAAGAALVIASVAFPARFRRWHARLSQTAKPGLIRRGVIWVLDEFDEFVDGLKVYRQSHNLGWLALGLLVTVVCIVSLFGMSATLLAGLGVQTDALRVMALNLLLTAVLLFVPTPGASGVAEVGAAGLYAAVCPKAMLGVYVVLWRLFSFYGGALVGGILALRHISKR; from the coding sequence GTGAACGAACAACCCGCACCGACACCAAGCCTTACGCGCCGCACCATCGCCCGTGGGGTGCGGGTGTTTGTATTCATCGCGGTTGCTGCCGCGGTATTGTTGCTGGCGTTCACCGCCAGCAGCGAGACCCTGACCGGACTCGCCCACGTCAAGTGGTACTGGCTGGCCGCGACCTGCGCGCTCTGGCTGGTCGCGTCCATCTTCGACGGCCTGCGCCTCGCCGTGTTCTCCCGGGCGACCGAGCACCGGCTGTCGCTTCGCGCCTCAATCGAGATTATCTTCATCGGCTACTTCATGGCTGCCGTGACCCCGTTCCAGGTCGGCGGCCTGCCCCTCCAGCTCTACATCATGAACAGCCGTGGCATCTCCCCGGGCAAAGCGACCTCGCTGCTGCTGATGCGCGGCGTGGTATTCTACGGCCTGCTCTTCGCGGCCGCGCCGGTTGTCGCCATCCGGCTCAACGCCTCGACCGCAATCGTCAGGGTGCTGGCCGGCTACATCGGGGTGATTATCGCCGCCGGGGCGGCGCTGGTCATAGCGAGCGTGGCGTTTCCGGCCCGGTTCCGGCGGTGGCACGCCCGGCTGTCACAGACAGCGAAACCGGGGCTGATTCGTCGCGGCGTGATCTGGGTGCTGGATGAATTCGACGAGTTCGTGGACGGGCTCAAGGTCTACCGCCAGTCGCACAATCTCGGCTGGCTCGCCTTGGGCCTGCTGGTGACCGTGGTCTGCATCGTCTCGCTGTTCGGGATGAGCGCGACCCTGCTGGCCGGGCTAGGCGTGCAGACCGATGCGCTACGGGTGATGGCGCTCAACCTGCTGCTCACCGCGGTACTCTTGTTCGTACCCACTCCGGGCGCGAGCGGCGTGGCCGAGGTCGGCGCGGCGGGGCTGTACGCGGCGGTCTGCCCGAAGGCGATGCTCGGCGTCTACGTCGTGCTCTGGCGGCTCTTCAGCTTCTACGGCGGGGCGCTGGTCGGCGGCATCCTCGCCCTGCGCCATATCTCCAAGCGCTAG
- a CDS encoding M28 family peptidase, which produces MLRKSLFLIIAVGLSLCLAGEFLALVPNTAPDDLAGQYTVVGVTGRGTLVLGDESELADLFARDGSWLAADPKDHLYFTVRLFAQASRTDLAAVSRILDFDGEQYLVEVESDAVERFIAVPAMRGRISLNGWVMDRPTPKLPVVLSNPSVEQIVARVSSDSVLAFVRRLQQYRNRYSTGDSCKAAAQWIAATFRAYGCDTVILQNHTTNHAPNVVGVRYGTSGQRSPYAIIDGHFDAYAASNAPGADDNASGTVSAIEACRVTQGFQFRHDLRFIAFSGEEFGLLGSEYYAGRARSQGDSILGVLNFDMIAYEDSAPEDLEVIGKIASPACGPFVDWFIAVADTYTSLPCSKEMVSDMQSSDQGPFWNNGYLGFCGIEDYWPGNPYYHTPGDSIGAGYNNNNFCTEVIRAGVAALATMGEPVPQNVPSVGLLHKLLDDSAGNDNGKWDAGESVAVFLTLKNFGMAGATGVSAAVSSTDPYVTLYNVDAAYGDIAGLDTAVNAVPFTMKAAPNTPREHVADFDLTISSAESSWQTTFSFPIGEYLNTDPIPDGPRVPARYWAYDDVDTLYPEHPNYEWVEVNAQGTRLTFSDNDDVVPVSLPAAFGPFRYYGRSYSQISVSADGWIAAGNYTTSNFDNTILPSTSAPRATVFANWDDLYPVSGSGGAGYVYWFHDSANHRFIVEYDSVKYYSGSNRDKFEVIFYDTTVTTPTGDNVIVAQYKTAAGFTSSTVGIQDSTRAIAIQDLFNGTLAHGASPIVPGRAIKYTTAPGTGVAEPTRRLTPDAFHLTLDRNPVCGSAQVRFSLRQASSVRLEAFDRTGRKLTTLVSSFASAGSHATTWDTREVPTGIYFLRLTAAGGQRSLKVVVGR; this is translated from the coding sequence ATGCTGCGGAAATCCCTGTTCCTGATTATCGCGGTCGGGCTCTCTTTGTGCCTGGCCGGTGAATTCCTCGCCCTCGTTCCGAACACGGCCCCGGACGACCTCGCCGGGCAATACACCGTCGTCGGCGTCACCGGCCGCGGCACGCTGGTGCTGGGGGACGAATCCGAGCTCGCCGACCTCTTCGCGCGCGACGGGTCCTGGCTCGCCGCTGACCCGAAGGACCACCTGTACTTCACCGTTCGCCTGTTCGCCCAGGCTTCGCGCACCGACCTGGCGGCGGTTTCCCGCATCCTTGACTTCGACGGCGAGCAGTACCTGGTCGAAGTCGAGTCCGATGCCGTCGAGCGCTTCATCGCCGTGCCGGCAATGCGCGGCCGCATCAGCCTGAACGGCTGGGTCATGGACCGCCCGACACCGAAGCTACCTGTTGTTCTCTCCAACCCGTCGGTCGAGCAGATCGTGGCGCGCGTCTCGTCCGACTCGGTGCTCGCATTCGTACGCCGGCTGCAACAGTACCGCAACCGCTACTCGACCGGTGACTCCTGCAAAGCCGCCGCCCAGTGGATTGCGGCGACGTTCCGGGCTTACGGCTGCGACACGGTCATCCTGCAGAACCATACTACCAACCACGCGCCCAACGTCGTCGGGGTCCGCTACGGCACTTCAGGACAACGTAGTCCGTATGCAATCATCGACGGCCACTTCGATGCCTACGCCGCGTCGAACGCGCCCGGCGCGGACGACAACGCCTCGGGCACGGTGTCCGCAATCGAGGCCTGCCGGGTAACACAGGGCTTCCAGTTTCGGCACGACCTCAGGTTCATCGCTTTCTCGGGCGAGGAGTTCGGCCTGCTCGGCAGCGAGTACTACGCCGGGCGGGCGCGCAGCCAGGGAGACTCGATTCTCGGCGTGCTGAACTTCGATATGATCGCCTACGAAGACAGCGCTCCCGAGGACCTCGAGGTGATAGGGAAGATCGCCAGCCCGGCCTGCGGGCCGTTCGTTGACTGGTTCATCGCGGTCGCCGACACCTACACGAGCCTGCCCTGCAGCAAAGAGATGGTCTCCGACATGCAGAGCTCCGACCAGGGGCCGTTCTGGAACAACGGCTACCTGGGATTCTGCGGCATCGAAGACTATTGGCCCGGCAACCCGTACTACCACACACCCGGCGACTCGATTGGCGCCGGGTACAACAACAACAACTTCTGCACCGAAGTCATCCGGGCCGGCGTCGCTGCCCTCGCCACGATGGGCGAGCCGGTGCCGCAGAACGTGCCCTCGGTCGGCCTGCTGCACAAGCTGCTCGACGACTCTGCGGGCAACGACAACGGCAAGTGGGACGCGGGCGAATCGGTCGCCGTCTTTCTGACGCTGAAGAACTTCGGTATGGCCGGTGCCACCGGTGTGAGCGCTGCGGTCAGCTCCACCGATCCGTATGTCACGCTCTACAACGTGGACGCGGCCTACGGCGACATCGCCGGGCTGGACACAGCGGTCAACGCGGTGCCCTTCACGATGAAAGCCGCCCCCAACACTCCCCGCGAGCACGTGGCCGACTTCGACCTGACGATCTCCTCTGCCGAGTCGAGTTGGCAGACGACCTTCTCCTTCCCCATCGGCGAGTACCTGAACACGGACCCGATACCGGACGGGCCGCGCGTGCCCGCGCGCTACTGGGCCTACGACGACGTCGATACGCTCTATCCCGAGCACCCGAACTACGAGTGGGTCGAAGTAAACGCGCAGGGTACGAGGCTCACATTCTCGGACAACGACGACGTCGTCCCGGTCAGCCTGCCGGCAGCATTCGGCCCGTTCCGGTACTACGGCCGGAGTTACAGCCAGATATCGGTATCTGCCGACGGCTGGATTGCGGCCGGAAACTACACCACGTCCAACTTCGACAACACCATCCTGCCCAGCACCTCGGCCCCGCGCGCCACGGTCTTCGCCAACTGGGACGACCTCTACCCGGTGTCGGGCAGCGGAGGAGCCGGCTACGTGTACTGGTTCCACGACTCGGCCAATCACCGCTTCATCGTTGAGTACGACAGCGTCAAGTACTACTCGGGCTCGAACCGAGACAAGTTCGAGGTCATCTTCTACGACACCACGGTTACGACTCCGACCGGCGACAACGTCATCGTCGCGCAATACAAGACCGCGGCCGGGTTCACGAGTTCCACAGTCGGTATCCAGGACTCGACCCGGGCCATCGCGATCCAGGACCTTTTCAACGGCACGCTGGCCCACGGAGCATCGCCGATTGTCCCCGGCCGGGCCATCAAGTACACGACGGCCCCCGGCACCGGGGTCGCCGAGCCGACCCGCCGCCTCACGCCGGACGCCTTTCACCTCACGCTCGACAGGAACCCGGTATGCGGGAGCGCACAAGTCCGGTTCAGCTTGCGTCAGGCGTCAAGCGTCAGGCTTGAGGCCTTTGACCGGACCGGCAGAAAGCTCACGACCCTGGTTTCCAGTTTCGCATCCGCCGGCTCGCACGCAACGACCTGGGACACCCGTGAAGTCCCGACCGGCATCTACTTCCTCCGGCTGACCGCTGCAGGCGGACAACGTTCGCTCAAAGTGGTAGTCGGCCGCTAG
- a CDS encoding M20/M25/M40 family metallo-hydrolase, whose translation MLRKSFLLIVTVAASLAGAAEFLGLVPNSTPEDLAGRYTIVGVTSHGVLILSGEAADGDFAALHGRLLAENPKAHRYHTVRLLADSSRADLAAVSRILDFDGEQYLVEVDPDAIESFLAVPAMRGRISLDGWVMGTPAPELPRVLSNPTIERIVARVSPDSVLAFVQRLQDFGNRYALGESGKAAARWIAGRFRDWGCDTVILQDHDADYAPNVVGVRYGSDGRRQTYAVIDGHFDGIPWSPGADDNASGAVSAIEACRVTQGFQFRRDLRFIAFSAEELGLGSPYYAGQARNRGDSILGVLNFDMIGYADSVPEDLEVIGKIANPACEPLCDLFMAAADTYTTLNCNKRMMTDMPYSDHASFWNNGYVALCGSEDFWPPNPYYHSPGDSIGAGYNDNGFCTEVIRAGVAALATLGEPLPAGVSSSAPFDLLSGSTYGLVLQPNPVRGTAQVRFSLRQASSVKLEAYDRSGRGLATLASGSASAGAHSATWDTRDVPTGIYFLRLTAAGGQRSLKVVVGR comes from the coding sequence GTGCTGCGGAAGTCGTTTCTGCTGATCGTCACCGTCGCGGCTTCTCTGGCCGGGGCCGCTGAGTTCCTCGGACTGGTGCCGAACTCGACTCCGGAAGACCTGGCCGGCCGCTACACCATCGTCGGCGTCACCAGCCACGGCGTGCTGATCCTGTCCGGCGAAGCCGCCGACGGCGACTTCGCGGCGCTGCACGGGCGGCTCCTGGCCGAAAACCCGAAGGCACACCGCTACCACACCGTGCGCCTGCTCGCTGATTCGTCCCGCGCCGACCTTGCCGCGGTCTCCCGCATCCTCGACTTCGACGGCGAGCAGTACCTTGTCGAGGTCGATCCCGACGCGATCGAGAGCTTCCTTGCCGTGCCGGCGATGCGCGGCCGAATCAGCCTGGACGGCTGGGTAATGGGCACGCCCGCACCCGAGCTGCCTCGCGTCCTGTCCAATCCGACAATTGAACGGATCGTGGCGCGGGTCTCCCCGGACTCGGTGCTCGCGTTCGTGCAGCGGCTCCAGGATTTCGGCAACCGCTATGCGCTCGGAGAATCGGGCAAGGCAGCTGCCCGGTGGATTGCCGGGAGGTTTCGAGACTGGGGATGCGACACGGTCATCCTCCAGGACCACGATGCGGACTACGCGCCCAACGTCGTCGGCGTCCGCTACGGCTCTGACGGCCGGCGCCAGACCTACGCGGTCATCGACGGTCACTTCGACGGCATCCCCTGGTCGCCCGGCGCCGACGACAACGCCTCGGGCGCGGTCTCAGCAATCGAGGCTTGCCGCGTGACACAGGGCTTCCAGTTCCGTCGCGACCTCCGCTTCATCGCCTTCTCCGCCGAAGAACTGGGATTGGGTAGCCCCTACTATGCCGGCCAGGCGCGGAACCGGGGCGACTCTATCCTCGGCGTCCTCAACTTCGACATGATTGGCTACGCGGACTCCGTGCCCGAGGACCTCGAGGTCATCGGCAAGATCGCGAACCCGGCCTGCGAACCGCTGTGCGACTTGTTCATGGCAGCCGCCGACACGTACACCACACTCAACTGCAACAAACGGATGATGACGGACATGCCGTATTCGGATCATGCTTCGTTCTGGAACAACGGCTACGTGGCGCTCTGCGGCAGCGAGGACTTCTGGCCACCGAACCCGTACTATCACTCACCCGGCGACTCGATTGGCGCCGGGTACAACGACAACGGCTTCTGCACCGAAGTCATCCGGGCCGGCGTCGCGGCCCTGGCGACTCTGGGTGAGCCCTTGCCGGCGGGCGTGTCGTCATCCGCGCCCTTCGACCTCTTGTCCGGCAGCACTTATGGGCTCGTTCTCCAGCCGAACCCGGTACGCGGGACCGCACAAGTTCGATTCAGCTTGCGTCAGGCGTCAAGCGTCAAGCTGGAAGCTTATGACCGCTCCGGACGAGGACTGGCGACATTGGCTTCCGGCTCAGCTTCCGCCGGCGCGCACTCCGCGACCTGGGACACCCGTGACGTCCCGACCGGCATCTACTTTCTCCGGCTGACCGCTGCAGGCGGACAACGTTCGCTCAAGGTGGTAGTCGGCCGCTAG
- a CDS encoding B12-binding domain-containing radical SAM protein, producing MRYIGNIFRPPSEADSLLLQATIGCSHNRCTFCAMYRDKQFRVRAIEDVLEDIEAARAYYGPEVRRVFLCDGNALILPTPHLLKILATLEQTFPDLQRVGVYANARDLVSKSVAELQEMVAHRLAIFYLGLESGSDEILKQIDKEAAADEMIAAVRHGMSAGMKSSVIFLLGLGGRKLWRENAIESARAVSQMNPNYLSALTVTVVPGTPLARQLKSGEFELPEPHEFAAELRLFLEQVDVKATVFRSNHASNYVPLEGRLPKDKERMVAELTEAIKHHRFKPEYLRGL from the coding sequence ATGCGCTACATAGGCAACATCTTCCGCCCGCCCTCTGAAGCCGATTCCCTGCTCCTGCAGGCGACCATCGGCTGTTCGCACAATCGCTGCACGTTCTGCGCGATGTATCGGGACAAGCAGTTCCGCGTGCGCGCGATTGAAGACGTACTGGAAGATATCGAGGCAGCGCGCGCGTACTACGGCCCCGAGGTCAGGCGTGTGTTCCTCTGCGACGGCAACGCACTCATCCTGCCGACGCCGCATTTGCTCAAGATCCTTGCCACCCTCGAGCAAACGTTCCCTGACCTGCAGCGCGTCGGAGTGTATGCCAACGCTCGCGACCTTGTCTCGAAGTCGGTCGCGGAGCTGCAGGAAATGGTGGCGCACCGGCTTGCCATTTTCTATCTCGGGCTCGAGTCCGGCTCGGATGAGATACTCAAGCAGATTGACAAGGAGGCTGCTGCCGACGAGATGATCGCCGCCGTCCGGCACGGTATGTCGGCCGGGATGAAGTCATCGGTCATCTTCCTGCTCGGACTGGGCGGCAGGAAACTCTGGCGCGAGAACGCTATCGAGTCAGCCCGGGCCGTATCGCAGATGAACCCGAACTACCTGTCAGCCCTGACCGTGACGGTGGTTCCCGGCACCCCGCTTGCCCGGCAGCTCAAGTCCGGGGAGTTCGAACTGCCCGAGCCGCACGAATTCGCGGCCGAGCTCAGACTGTTCCTCGAACAGGTTGACGTGAAGGCAACCGTCTTCCGCTCCAACCACGCCTCCAACTACGTACCGCTTGAGGGCCGCCTGCCAAAGGACAAAGAACGCATGGTCGCCGAACTGACCGAGGCAATCAAACACCACCGCTTCAAGCCTGAATACCTGCGCGGCCTCTAG
- a CDS encoding M23 family metallopeptidase, with protein sequence MWGLLLTKGSFLRTAIVLAFLAVALACPARAAIWPVVPLDSVHPLGNNWGNYQDYGGSPYFHNGIDVITPDVQGRRVHAVRHGWVKGWGTIQAELHYRLAICDTNSDFTERAEGWLYAHIDPYRWHRSLGDEVQEGDSIGYLVAWPIASTFDHLHFARISDTGATWMRFPDVTWWFIQNPLTIIQPNTDLLAPVIENARTNQKFAFCRNNRNNRYLGYDSLVGEVDIIAKVYDKTGYTTGQDTWDKLAPFQVDYSIKREDGLVVVPWTIGVQFSNRLDGALVHVVYKNDNTCNTQGDYEYREYYYVVTNTDADSVIEASDTSGMWNTGLVGDTTYWVYVRASDVYGNTTLDSMQVRTRNGVAVAEPPFAVLSRPLRAVQTAARSGLISFGTSGSGLARLRVLDPSGRVVANLMDGRLSAGEHSFPYTPPANGVYIVKLTLAGRDDYNTKLVVLR encoded by the coding sequence ATCTGGGGTCTTCTCCTAACGAAAGGAAGTTTCTTGAGAACCGCCATCGTACTAGCTTTCCTTGCCGTAGCGTTGGCATGCCCGGCCCGCGCCGCGATCTGGCCTGTCGTGCCGCTTGATTCCGTCCACCCGCTCGGCAACAACTGGGGGAACTACCAGGACTACGGCGGCAGCCCGTACTTCCACAACGGCATCGACGTCATCACACCTGATGTCCAGGGACGCCGAGTTCACGCAGTCCGGCACGGATGGGTGAAGGGCTGGGGCACAATCCAGGCTGAACTCCACTACCGGCTCGCGATCTGCGACACCAACTCCGACTTCACCGAGCGGGCCGAGGGTTGGCTCTACGCCCACATCGACCCCTATCGCTGGCACCGCAGCCTCGGCGACGAAGTCCAGGAAGGCGACTCCATCGGCTACCTGGTAGCGTGGCCGATCGCCTCGACGTTCGACCACCTCCACTTCGCGCGCATCTCCGACACGGGCGCGACCTGGATGCGTTTCCCGGACGTTACCTGGTGGTTCATCCAGAATCCTCTCACCATCATCCAGCCCAACACCGATCTGCTCGCACCGGTAATCGAGAACGCTCGTACGAATCAGAAGTTCGCCTTCTGCCGAAACAACCGGAACAACCGCTACCTTGGCTATGACAGCTTGGTCGGTGAAGTCGACATCATCGCCAAGGTCTATGACAAGACCGGGTACACGACCGGACAGGACACCTGGGACAAGCTCGCCCCATTCCAGGTCGACTACTCCATCAAGCGGGAGGACGGACTGGTGGTGGTGCCCTGGACCATCGGCGTCCAGTTCTCGAACCGACTCGACGGCGCGCTCGTTCACGTCGTCTATAAGAACGACAATACCTGCAATACGCAGGGCGACTACGAGTACCGGGAGTACTACTATGTCGTCACCAACACCGACGCTGACTCGGTAATCGAGGCATCAGACACGAGCGGCATGTGGAACACCGGGCTCGTGGGCGATACAACCTACTGGGTATATGTACGCGCGAGCGACGTCTACGGCAATACGACGCTAGATTCGATGCAGGTCAGGACCCGCAACGGCGTGGCGGTCGCTGAGCCGCCGTTTGCGGTGCTGTCGCGGCCCCTGCGTGCGGTGCAGACTGCGGCCCGCAGCGGACTGATTAGCTTCGGCACCAGCGGTTCCGGGCTGGCCCGGCTGCGCGTACTTGACCCGTCCGGCCGCGTCGTGGCGAACCTGATGGATGGCAGGCTCAGCGCGGGAGAACACAGCTTCCCGTACACGCCGCCGGCCAACGGCGTGTACATCGTCAAGCTGACGCTCGCCGGCAGGGACGACTACAACACCAAGTTGGTGGTTCTCAGATAG
- a CDS encoding aminoacetone oxidase family FAD-binding enzyme, producing the protein MQEVADLVVIGGGAAGLACAVAAGRLGMKVTVLERTDRCGKKLMVTGGGKGNFTHAESPRMMAGRFDCDVRLIMPLLRGFPYQRITQFFSSLGIEAWTDDEGCVWPKGTDAAGIRDALLREIAEHGGNVRVGCRVAGLEPGWRVRLVDGSIVAARNVCVATGGASYPRTGSTGDGLALCRGLGLATVEWFPALASLRTKDDLSELAGVTQPRVEMTLLVAGDEPRTATGHFIFAHAHVSGSSVLNLCGHAARALAEKRQVVLRINWAPDRSESKLSEEFAAARAGHPKRQLGTFLGSFVARRLATRLCVLAGVPSGRILTDLSRAEQESIIRQLGSTEFAIVGTEPIERATVTGGGVSLDEVDLKTMAARRFSGLYFAGEVLDVWAETGGYNLHFAWATGITVAESVAASLGRVSSI; encoded by the coding sequence GTGCAAGAGGTTGCCGATCTGGTGGTCATCGGCGGCGGGGCCGCGGGTCTGGCCTGCGCGGTTGCGGCGGGCAGGCTGGGCATGAAGGTGACGGTCCTGGAGCGCACCGACCGGTGCGGCAAGAAGCTCATGGTGACCGGCGGCGGGAAGGGCAACTTCACCCATGCTGAATCGCCGAGGATGATGGCTGGCCGGTTCGACTGCGATGTCCGGCTCATCATGCCGCTGCTGCGTGGGTTCCCCTACCAGCGCATCACTCAGTTCTTCTCGAGCCTGGGAATCGAGGCTTGGACCGACGACGAAGGGTGCGTCTGGCCGAAGGGGACCGATGCGGCCGGTATCAGGGATGCGCTTCTGAGGGAGATAGCGGAGCATGGCGGGAATGTGAGAGTCGGTTGCCGGGTAGCCGGTCTTGAGCCGGGCTGGCGAGTTCGGCTGGTGGATGGCAGCATCGTAGCCGCACGTAACGTCTGCGTTGCGACTGGTGGTGCGAGCTATCCTCGGACCGGTTCGACCGGTGATGGACTGGCGCTCTGCCGTGGCCTCGGCCTCGCGACGGTAGAGTGGTTTCCTGCACTTGCTTCTTTGCGGACAAAGGACGACCTGAGCGAACTGGCCGGGGTCACCCAACCTCGAGTGGAGATGACGTTGCTTGTCGCCGGGGATGAACCCAGGACTGCGACCGGGCACTTCATCTTTGCCCATGCCCACGTGTCGGGTTCGAGCGTACTCAATCTGTGCGGGCACGCGGCGCGAGCCCTGGCGGAGAAGAGGCAGGTGGTTCTGCGAATCAACTGGGCGCCGGACAGGAGCGAGTCAAAGCTGTCCGAGGAGTTTGCAGCTGCCCGCGCCGGACATCCCAAGAGGCAGCTTGGTACGTTCCTCGGTTCGTTCGTCGCCCGGCGACTGGCAACACGGCTTTGCGTGCTTGCCGGAGTTCCGTCTGGCCGCATCCTCACCGACCTGAGCCGGGCAGAGCAGGAGAGTATCATCCGTCAGCTTGGCTCGACCGAGTTCGCCATCGTCGGCACCGAGCCGATTGAGCGAGCAACTGTGACCGGTGGTGGTGTGAGCTTGGACGAGGTTGACCTGAAGACGATGGCGGCGCGGCGCTTTTCCGGGCTCTACTTCGCGGGAGAGGTGCTTGACGTATGGGCCGAAACCGGCGGGTACAACCTGCACTTCGCCTGGGCGACCGGAATCACGGTTGCGGAATCGGTCGCCGCCAGCCTGGGCCGGGTTTCCTCTATCTGA
- a CDS encoding periplasmic heavy metal sensor, with the protein MKQRWLYAVLILSLAVNAGAIGFYGVKKYRDDRHFRSYVGKWFKPGTTPAQIDRLFSDLTKTRKPWFDSLRTATRELGMLATEPSPDSAQVNAALDRIARAAREQQRLLHENTREFGRLYQPERLEFYRRMSEAELDSILRAESSAAEVTGGKR; encoded by the coding sequence GTGAAACAGCGGTGGCTCTACGCGGTCCTGATCCTGTCGCTCGCGGTGAACGCCGGGGCGATCGGATTCTACGGCGTGAAGAAGTACAGGGACGATCGTCACTTCCGAAGCTATGTCGGCAAGTGGTTCAAGCCCGGGACCACGCCGGCTCAGATCGACCGGCTCTTCTCCGACCTGACAAAGACCCGCAAGCCGTGGTTCGATTCCCTGCGCACGGCGACCAGGGAGCTTGGCATGCTGGCCACTGAGCCGAGCCCGGATTCGGCGCAGGTGAACGCGGCCCTCGACCGGATTGCCCGGGCGGCGCGGGAGCAGCAACGGCTCCTGCACGAGAACACGCGCGAGTTCGGGCGGCTCTACCAGCCGGAGCGGCTTGAGTTCTACAGGAGAATGTCCGAGGCCGAGCTCGACTCGATTCTCCGGGCCGAATCCAGTGCGGCCGAGGTAACCGGGGGCAAGCGGTGA